The following are encoded in a window of Cucurbita pepo subsp. pepo cultivar mu-cu-16 chromosome LG12, ASM280686v2, whole genome shotgun sequence genomic DNA:
- the LOC111806988 gene encoding formin-like protein 20 has translation MESSTTSSKANAKPAASYPTRGIGHPPEGYPPPPNYGGGYPPAGYAPPPPMPGYGGYPSPPPPYGAYPPPYNTGPYAPQAYGYPHHPPPPPAYVYGPPPPGYPPATNAPTTGKKKKGKSKMLGLGAGLLGGVVGGLLLGDFAADAGAAAPSFELFSDATGGGFDQLCDARMQSVSDSIDLLGTI, from the coding sequence ATGGAGTCTTCAACGACGTCGTCTAAGGCCAATGCAAAGCCAGCCGCCTCTTACCCCACCCGAGGAATCGGACATCCACCGGAGGGATATCCTCCACCGCCAAACTACGGCGGCGGATATCCACCTGCAGGATATGCTCCGCCGCCTCCAATGCCTGGATACGGTGGATATCCGTCGCCGCCACCACCGTACGGCGCGTATCCACCGCCGTACAACACTGGGCCCTACGCTCCACAAGCCTACGGTTATCCACATCatccgccaccgccgccggcTTATGTTTATGGTCCACCACCGCCGGGATATCCGCCGGCGACCAATGCTCCAACGACgggtaagaagaagaaaggaaagagtaaAATGCTTGGATTAGGAGCGGGGTTGCTCGGTGGAGTTGTCGGAGGGCTTTTGCTCGGGGATTTTGCGGCGGATGCTGGGGCGGCAGCGCCGTCGTTTGAGTTATTTTCCGATGCCACCGGCGGCGGATTTGATCAATTGTGCGATGCAAGGATGCAATCTGTGTCCGATAGCATTGATTTGCTCGGAACcatttga
- the LOC111807557 gene encoding flowering-promoting factor 1-like protein 3 yields the protein MAGVWVFKNGVVRLVENVGADTSDGGQRSRLRRKVLVFCSTGEVMTSYATLEQKLMTLGWERYYDDPNLLQFHKRSTVHLISLPKDFAKFKSMHMYDIVVKNRSHFEVRDT from the coding sequence ATGGCCGGCGTTTGGGTGTTCAAAAACGGCGTCGTTCGACTGGTGGAGAATGTAGGAGCCGATACATCGGACGGCGGGCAGCGGTCGAGACTTCGTCGGAAAGTGCTGGTGTTCTGTTCGACGGGGGAAGTGATGACGTCATACGCAACGTTGGAACAAAAATTGATGACGTTGGGTTGGGAGCGTTATTACGACGATCCAAACCTACTGCAATTCCACAAGAGATCGACGGTCCATCTCATTTCTCTTCCAAAGGACTTTGCCAAATTCAAATCGATGCACATGTATGACATCGTCGTTAAAAATCGATCTCATTTCGAAGTTAGAGATACCTAA
- the LOC111807556 gene encoding vesicle-associated membrane protein 724-like, protein MSQDSFIYSFVARGTMILAEFTEFTGNFPAIANQCLQKLPSANNKFTYNCDHHTFNFLVEDGYAYCVVAKESLGKQISIAFLERMKADFKKRYGGGKADTAVAKSLNKDFGPVMKEHMKYIIEHAEEIEKLIKVKAQVSEVKSIMLENLDKAFERGDNINSLADKTESLRDQAQTYRGQGTKLRKKMWYQNMKIKLVVLGILLALVLIIWVSICHGFNCTN, encoded by the exons ATGAGTCAAGACTCGTTCATTTACAGCTTTGTGGCTAGAGGAACCATGATCTTGGCGGAGTTCACGGAGTTCACCGGAAACTTTCCGGCGATTGCGAATCAGTGCCTTCAGAAACTTCCTTCTGCCAATAATAAGTTCACTTACAATTGCGACCATCATACCTTTAATTTCCTGGTCGAAGATGGTTATG CTTACTGTGTTGTGGCGAAAGAGTCTCTCGGTAAGCAGATATCCATAGCCTTTTTGGAACGGATGAAAGCCGACTTCAAGAAAAGATATGGAGGTGGTAAAGCTGATACTGCTGTTGCGAAAAGTCTCAATAAGGATTTCGG GCCAGTTATGAAAGAGCACATGAAGTATATCATCGAGCACGCGGAAGAGATCGAAAAGTTGATAAAAGTGAAGGCTCAAGTCTCGGAAGTTAAGAGTATAATGTTGGAGAATCTCGATAAG GCTTTTGAGCGAGGGGACAACATCAATTCTCTTGCTGACAAAACGGAAAGTCTCCGAGATCAG GCGCAGACGTACAGAGGACAAGGAACTAAACTGAGGAAGAAAATGTGGTATCAGAACATGAAGATAAAGCTAGTTGTTCTTGGGATATTGTTAGCTCTTGTGCTCATAATCTGGGTTTCCATTTGCCATGGATTCAATTGCACCAATTAG
- the LOC111807558 gene encoding 40S ribosomal protein S21-2 — MQNEEGKITELYIPRKCSATNRLITSKDHASVQINVGHLDENGIYTGQFSTFALCGYIRAQGDADSAIDRLWQKKKVEVRQQ; from the exons ATGCAGAACGAAGAAGGAAAGATCACTGAGCTCTACATTCCTAGGAAATG CTCTGCGACGAACCGACTGATCACCTCTAAGGACCACGCCTCGGTTCAGATTAATGTTGGTCACTTGGACGAGAATGGCATCTACACAGGCCAATTCTCCACCTTCGCACTCTGCGGTTACATCCGTGCTCAG GGAGATGCGGACAGTGCTATAGACAGGTTATggcagaagaagaaagtaGAAGTTCGCCAACAGTAg